CCTCGACCTGTCGCAACAGCCGACCTTCGGGCAGGTGAGCGGCTGGGACCGCACCCAGATGATGTCGGTATTCGCCGACCGTGGCGGGGACCCCGAGCGCGCCGGGAAGCGCGACGAGTTGGACCCGCTGCTGTGGAGAGGCAATCGATCCGGGGAACCCTCCTGGGACGGCGGCCCTGTTGGTCCGGGACGGCCGGGATGGCACATCGAGTGCACGACAATCGCGTTGGACCACCTGGACATGGGCTTCGACCTGCAGGGCGGCGGCACCGATCTACGCTTTCCGCATCACGAGATGAGCGCGGTGCAGGCGGTAGCGCTGACTGGTGAGGTGCCGTTTGCGCAGCACTACGCGCGGCAGGCGATGGTCGCCTACGACGGCGAGAAGATGAGCAAGTCCAAGGGCAATTTGGTGCGCGTCTCCCAGCTGCGCCGCGCAGGTACGGATCCGATGGCGATCCGTCTGGTGCTGCTCGCCCAGCATTACCAGCAGGAGTGGGAGTACACCGGAGAACTGCTCACCCGTGCGCAGACGCGCCTGCAACACTGGCGCGATGCAGTCCGGGTCGGCGCGGATTCGGACGCTGACGCGGTCATCGACGGTCTCCGTCGCGCCCTGAGCAACGACCTCGATTCACCGACCGCGCTGGCCGTCATCGACGAATGGTGCGAGGGATCCAGCGGCGCGGCAGGCTCCCCGCGCATCGCTGCAGCAATTGACGCCCTGCTCGGTGTCGACCTCACACCCTGATTTCATTCGGGGATGACGTTCGACGCCAGCCACCCCGGA
This portion of the Dermatophilaceae bacterium Sec6.4 genome encodes:
- the mshC gene encoding cysteine--1-D-myo-inosityl 2-amino-2-deoxy-alpha-D-glucopyranoside ligase — translated: MNSWPSPSIPDVAGSSPALSLRNPVTGLLEPMTVRDGAASMYVCGITPYDATHLGHAATYVTFDLAGRVWRDTGAHVTYVQNVTDIDDPLLERAARDGVDWRDLAHQEVELFATDMTALRVIAPDHFVGVVETMPRHVDVVARLLASGAAYSLSIGADEAPADGAVDVYLDLSQQPTFGQVSGWDRTQMMSVFADRGGDPERAGKRDELDPLLWRGNRSGEPSWDGGPVGPGRPGWHIECTTIALDHLDMGFDLQGGGTDLRFPHHEMSAVQAVALTGEVPFAQHYARQAMVAYDGEKMSKSKGNLVRVSQLRRAGTDPMAIRLVLLAQHYQQEWEYTGELLTRAQTRLQHWRDAVRVGADSDADAVIDGLRRALSNDLDSPTALAVIDEWCEGSSGAAGSPRIAAAIDALLGVDLTP